Proteins from a genomic interval of Nostoc sp. TCL240-02:
- a CDS encoding ATP-binding cassette domain-containing protein encodes MSSLPLNKVILRLEKVNLFTKLKTQHPGNQQGYPILRDIDLEVFQSERIAIVGPVGAGKTSLLRLINRLIEPSSGKIYLENQEYRQIPVIQLRQMVVLVLQESKLLGMTVQQALAYPLVLRGLPKETIQERISYWTEQLHIPNEWLGRTEVQLSVGQRQLVAIARALLIQPKILLLDEPTSALDAGTASHLMQVLTQLSQTHQTTILMVNHQLELAQMFCTRLLHLEQGRLSANQTVSEIDWLELRESLIQAEAQDNFGF; translated from the coding sequence ATCTCCTCACTCCCCTTGAATAAGGTAATACTCAGGCTAGAGAAAGTTAATCTGTTTACAAAGCTGAAAACCCAACATCCAGGCAATCAGCAGGGATACCCCATATTGCGAGATATTGACTTAGAGGTATTTCAAAGCGAACGCATTGCCATTGTAGGGCCAGTAGGTGCTGGTAAAACTTCGTTATTACGCCTCATCAACCGCCTAATTGAACCCAGCAGTGGCAAAATCTATCTAGAAAATCAAGAATATCGCCAAATTCCTGTCATCCAGCTACGCCAGATGGTTGTACTTGTATTGCAAGAGTCAAAGCTGTTAGGGATGACAGTTCAGCAAGCCTTGGCTTATCCTTTAGTTTTGCGTGGCTTGCCTAAAGAGACAATTCAGGAACGAATCAGTTACTGGACAGAACAACTGCATATTCCCAATGAATGGTTAGGGCGAACTGAGGTACAACTTTCTGTGGGACAACGACAATTAGTAGCGATCGCTCGTGCCTTACTCATCCAGCCTAAAATATTATTATTAGACGAGCCAACCTCTGCCCTTGATGCTGGTACTGCTTCTCATCTAATGCAAGTATTAACCCAGTTGAGTCAGACTCATCAAACCACGATTCTGATGGTAAATCACCAACTGGAACTTGCCCAAATGTTTTGTACTCGATTATTACACCTAGAACAAGGCCGTTTATCCGCAAATCAAACAGTCTCTGAGATAGACTGGCTTGAATTACGAGAAAGCTTAATTCAAGCAGAAGCTCAAGACAATTTTGGATTTTAA
- a CDS encoding DUF4079 domain-containing protein, producing MNLPSFLWLWKIAAWSMGLSLLAYLMLAITGVWMFRARTSQQFPFTPFLGGNREVRSLHYLMGISMVSLVLLLLAIGIVGTLGHFGSLGHSSHLASGLIVVALVLLSVFSATQISARRPWARPLHIGVNIILFVGFAWVSLTGWIVVQKYLP from the coding sequence ATGAATCTGCCTTCATTTCTTTGGTTGTGGAAAATAGCGGCCTGGTCGATGGGGTTGTCCCTGCTGGCATATCTGATGTTAGCAATCACCGGCGTTTGGATGTTTCGGGCGAGAACTTCGCAACAATTTCCTTTTACGCCATTTCTGGGCGGAAATAGAGAGGTGCGATCGCTCCACTATTTAATGGGCATCAGCATGGTAAGTTTAGTACTACTATTGCTAGCGATCGGGATTGTTGGCACTTTAGGGCACTTTGGTTCTTTAGGTCACTCGTCACACTTGGCATCTGGATTGATAGTGGTAGCATTAGTTTTACTGTCTGTTTTCAGTGCCACGCAAATTAGTGCTAGACGACCTTGGGCTAGACCCTTACACATCGGCGTAAATATTATTTTATTTGTAGGATTTGCCTGGGTGTCCCTTACTGGTTGGATTGTAGTACAGAAGTATTTACCCTAA